The Salmo trutta chromosome 6, fSalTru1.1, whole genome shotgun sequence genome has a window encoding:
- the LOC115196015 gene encoding CLIP-associating protein 1 isoform X16 — MTTGEDKNFEDDDSVDGGRSSSSKGPSSGKKTVSMGSFRRPGSASSTKSTGRDGPSAAAAGAVDEEDFIRAFEEVPAMQLFSNREMEDAMTKIREVLADDKRDWEHRVTALKKMRSLLLAGAVEFDGFSQQLRLTEAAFKMSSKDLRSQVVREACITLGHLSYILGNKFDHCAESIMPTLLTLVSNSAKVMATSGIAVIRLIIRHTHYPRLIPIVTSSCQSKSVAVRRRCFEFLDLLLQEWQTSSLERNVAVLTETIKKGVHDADSEARSVARKCYWTFHGHFSREAEQLFQALESSYQKALQSHMKSSDSILSLPASDRSSSSSQESLNRPQSAKSSMGNTGTRTKAASSRGPSTPGSLQRSRSDVDVNAAATASAKTRMTPVPASPAPFSAASALPPGSYASLDNTPDNIRPEGRVRTRRTSSGSGVGASPSVTDSRGRSRAKMVSVSQPGSRSGSPGRLLSQTYGRIPRATGATTPADRRPKVPRSHGCSRDTSPDRSGLARSRIPRPSMSQGCSRDTSRESSRDTSPARGFSPLASRRVSRSTSALHSAESVGHSERLGLAHQARISASVNAMRILNTGTEVEAAVADALLLGDARNNKRRPVRRRYESPGIYSDDDANSDASSACSERSYGSRNGGPPHYMRQTEDVAEVLNHCASSNWSERKEGLLGLQSLLVSQRILSRVELKRLCEIFTRMFADPHSKRVFSMFLETLVDFITLHREDVQDWLFVLLTQLLKKMGADLLGSVQAKVQKALDVTRDSFPFDQQFNILMRFIVDQTQTPNLKVKVAILRYIECLARQMDPADFVNSSETRLAVSRIITWTTEPKSSDVRKSFHHSWAGEELSGRPSTTVASLPGEGNVEERCKQAAQVVLIALFELNTPEFTMLLGALPKTFQDGATKLLHSHLRNSSNTGVASPSSTMGRTPPPPRHPSSRSSPLTSPTNCSHGGGLSPSRLWGWSADGLSKYPPPFPSPLSSTPAAPSLKTLRSAFSPSMLEYDTENLNTDQIYSSLRGVTEAIQNFSFRSQEDLMEPGRGKREDTPGVGTASHSGVDVVEGPGGRTALDNKTSLLNTPSPRSFSGPRGRDYNPYNYTDTISAYDKAALRETVYEDDVEHLREGRQECGGENKMLRTKNSSPAEQLELVGELLKELSNPSERPEERRGALVELLKIAREDSLAVWEEHFKTMLLLLLETLSDQDHTIRALALRVLKEILRNQPARFKNYAELTIMKTLEAHKDSHKEVVRAAEESASTLAGSIHPEQCIKVLCPIVQTADYPINLASIKMQTKVIERITKESLHQLLPDIIPGLLQGYDNTESSVRKASVFCLVAVYSVIGEELKPYLAQLTGSKMKLLNLYIKRAQTSTSNSSSSSDISSY, encoded by the exons ATGACCACAGGAGAAG ATAAGAACTTTGAAGATGATGATTCGGTGGACGGGGGGCGGTCCTCCTCTTCTAAGGGCCCGTCGTCAGGGAAGAAGACAGTGAGCATGGGGTCGTTCCGTAGGCCCGGCTCTGCTTCCAGCACCAAATCAACAG GGAGAGATGGTCCTAGTGCGGCTGCTGCAGGGGCTGTGGATGAGGAGGACTTCATCCGTGCCTTCGAGGAAGTGCCCGCTATGCAA ctTTTCTCCAACAGGGAAATGGAGGACGCCATGACCAAGATCAGAGAGGTGCTGGCTGACGACAAACGAGACTGGGAGCACAGAGTCACTGCG TTGAAGAAGATGCGTTCTCTGCTCCTGGCGGGAGCGGTGGAGTTTGACGGTTTCTCCCAGCAGCTGCGTCTCACGGAGGCAGCCTTCAAGATGTCCTCTAAAGACCTGCGCTCTCAGGTGGTCAGAGAGGCCTGCATCACTCTGGG CCACCTGTCCTACATCCTGGGGAACAAGTTTGATCATTGTGCTGAGTCCATCATGCCCACTCTCCTAACCCTGGTCTCTAACTCGGCCAAGGTCATGGCCACATCCGGAATCGCTGTCATACGACTCATCATCAGA CATACACACTACCCTCGTCTCATTCCTATCGTGACCAGCAGCTGCCAGTCCAAATCTGTGGCCGTCAGAAG GCGCTGTTTTGAGTTCTTGGACCTCTTGCTGCAGGAGTGGCAGACCAGCTCTTTAGAGAG GAATGTAGCTGTTCTGACAGAGACCATCAAGAAAGGAGTCCATGATGCAGACTCCGAGGCCAGATCAGTGGCCAGGAA GTGCTACTGGACGTTCCACGGCCACTTCAGCCGGGAGGCGGAGCAGCTGTTCCAGGCTCTAGAGTCGTCCTATCAGAAGGCTCTCCAGTCCCACATGAAGAGTTCTGACAGCATCCTGTCCCTCCCTGCCTCAGaccgctcctcctcctcctcacaggaGAGCCTCAA CCGCCCTCAGTCCGCCAAGAGCTCCATGGGAAACACCGGGACCAGGA CGAAAGCGGCTTCCTCCAGAGGTCCCTCCACCCCGGGCTCTCTCCAGCGTTCCCGTAGCGACGTGGACGTGAACGCTGCTGCCACCGCTAGTGCCAAGACCAGGATGACTCCCGTGCCCGCCTCGCCCGCCCCCTTCAGCGCTGCCTCCGCTCTGCCACCCGGCTCCTACGCCTCTCTAG ACAACACACCTGATAACATTAGGCCAGAGG gcCGTGTGCGTACCAGGAGAACGAGTTCGGGGAGCGGCGTGGGGGCGAGTCCCTCTGTCACAGACAGTAGGGGGAGAAGTCGAGCCAAAATGGTGTCGGTGTCTCAAC CTGGCAGTCGTTCTGGCTCCCCTGGTCGTCTCCTGAGCCAAACATACGGCAGGATCCCCAGGGCAACTGGAGCGACAACGCCAGCAGACAGGAGGCCTAAAGTCCCCCGCAGCCATGGCTGCAGCCGAGACACCAGTCCAGACAGATCAGGCCTGG CGAGGAGTCGTATCCCCCGGCCCAGCATGAGTCAGGGCTGCAGCAGGGACACCTCTAGGGAGAGCAGCCGGGACACCAGCCCCGCTCGGGGATTCTCTCCTCTGG CGTCCAGACGGGTCTCCCGCTCCACCAGTGCTCTCCACTCGGCTGAGTCTGTGGGCCACTCAG AGCGTCTAGGTCTGGCCCACCAGGCCCGTATCTCAGCCTCTGTCAACGCCATGaggatcctcaacactgggaccgaGGTGGAGGCAGCCGTAGCCGATGCCCTGTTACTAGGAGACGCCAGGAACAACAAG CGGCGGCCAGTCAGACGGCGGTACGAGTCCCCGGGCATCTACTCAGACGACGACGCTAACAGCGACGCCAGCAGCGCCTGCTCTGAGCGCTCGTATGGCTCGCGGAACGGCGGCCCGCCCCACTACATGAGACAGACGGAGGACGTGGCCGAGGTGCTGAACCACTGTGCCAGTTCCAACTGGTCTGAGAGGAAGGAGGGGCTGCTGGGACTACAGAGCCTGCTCGTTAGCCAGAGAATTCTCAG CCGTGTGGAGCTGAAGAGGTTGTGTGAGATCTTCACAAGGATGTTTGCTGACCCACACAGCAAG CGA GTGTTCAGTATGTTTCTGGAGACCCTGGTAGACTTCATCACCCTGCACAGAGAGGACGTGCAGGACTGGCTGTTTGTCCTGCTCACCCAGCTGCTGAAGAAGATGGGAGCCGACCTCCTGGGTTCCGTACAGGCCAAGGTCCAGAAGGCTCTGGACGTCACCAG ggACTCGTTCCCGTTCGACCAGCAGTTTAACATCCTGATGCGTTTCATCGTGGACCAGACCCAGACCCCCAACCTGAAGGTCAAGGTGGCCATCCTGAGGTACATTGAGTGCCTGGCCCGTCAAATGGACCCCGCGGACTTTGTCAACTCCAGCGAGACACGCCTGGCCGTCTCCCGCATCATCACCTGGACCACGGAACCAAAGAGCTCCGACGTCCGGAAG AGCTTCCACCATAGCTGGGCAGGTGAGGAGTTGTCAGGCAGGCCCAGCACCACCGTAGCCTCTCTACCTGGAGAGGGGAACGTGGAGGAGCGGTGCAAGCAG GCGGCCCAGGTGGTTCTGATCGCCTTGTTCGAGCTGAACACCCCAGAGTTCACCATGCTGCTGGGGGCCCTGCCCAAGACCTTCCAGGACGGAGCCACTAAACTGCTGCATAGCCACCTCCGGAACTCCAGCAACACCGGCGTG GCTTCTCCCAGTAGCACCATGGGACGGACTCCTCCCCCACCTCGCCACCCCAGCAGTCGCAGCagccccctcacctctcccaccAACTGCTCCCATGGGGGAGGGCTCTCTCCCAG TCGGCTATGGGGTTGGAGTGCCGATGGCCTGTCAAAGtacccccctcccttcccttctcctctctcctccacccctgctGCCCCCTCCCTGAAGACCCTACGAAGTGCTTTCTCTCCCAG CATGTTGGAGTACGACACAGAGAACCTGAACACCGATCAGATCTATAGCTCCCTGCGAGGCGTCACTGAGGCCATCCAGAACTTCAGCTTCCGCAGTCAGGAGGACCTCATGGAGCCAGGCAGAGGCAAGAGAGAGGACACG CCGGGTGTTGGAACAGCGTCACACTCTGGTGTCGACGTGGTGGAGGGGCCCGGGGGTCGCACGGCCCTGGACAACAAGACCTCCCTACTCAACACCCCCTCCCCGCGTTCCTTCTCCGGGCCCCGGGGCCGCGACTACAACCCCTACAACTACACAGACACCATCAGCGCCTACGACAAGGCTGCCCTGAGAGAGACGGTGTACGAGGACGACGTGGAGCACCTTCGAGAGG GCCGCCAAGAGTGTGGTGGAGAGAACAAGATGCTGCGTACCAAGAACAGTTCCCCTGCGGAGCAGCTGGAACTG GTGGGCGAGCTGCTGAAGGAGCTGTCTAACCCCAGTGAGaggccagaggagaggaggggagcccTGGTGGAGCTGCTGAAGATAGCCCGGGAGGACAGCCTGGCAGTGTGGGAGGAACACTTCAAAACCATGTTGCTCCTGCTGCTAGAGACCCTGTCAGACCAAGAT CACACCATCCGGGCCCTGGCACTACGAGTGCTGAAGGAGATCTTACGTAACCAGCCGGCCCGCTTCAAGAACTATGCAGAACTCACCATCATGAAGACTCTGGAGGCACACAAAGACTCCCACAAAGAG GTTGTGCGGGCAGCAGAGGAGTCAGCCTCCACCCTGGCCGGCTCCATCCACCCAGAACAGTGTATCAAGGTGCTGTGTCCCATCGTCCAGACGGCTGACTACCCCATCAACCTGGCTTCCATCAAGATGCAGACCAAGGTGATAGAACGCATCACCAAGGAGTCCCTACACCAGCTGCTGCCTGACATCATACCAGGACTACTGCag gGGTACGACAACACAGAGAGCAGTGTGAGGAaggccagtgtgttctgtctGGTGGCTGTCTACTCTGTCATCGGTGAAGAGCTGAAGCCCTACCTGGCCCAACTCACAGGAAGCAAG ATGAAGCTGCTGAACTTGTACATAAAGAGAGCCCAGACGTCcaccagcaacagcagcagctccTCAGACATCTCCTCATATTAA
- the LOC115196015 gene encoding CLIP-associating protein 1 isoform X10: MVALLGMDLLSALVTRLQERFRTQIGTVLPSLIDRLGDSKDQVRDQDQALLLKIMDQAANPQYVWDRMLGGFKHKNNRTRESVCICLIATLNVYGAQGLTLSKIVPHICNLLGDPTSQVRDGAMNCLVEIYRHVGERVRMDLGKKGLPQSRLNVIFSKFDEVQRSGNMILSPVSDKNFEDDDSVDGGRSSSSKGPSSGKKTVSMGSFRRPGSASSTKSTGRDGPSAAAAGAVDEEDFIRAFEEVPAMQLFSNREMEDAMTKIREVLADDKRDWEHRVTALKKMRSLLLAGAVEFDGFSQQLRLTEAAFKMSSKDLRSQVVREACITLGHLSYILGNKFDHCAESIMPTLLTLVSNSAKVMATSGIAVIRLIIRHTHYPRLIPIVTSSCQSKSVAVRRRCFEFLDLLLQEWQTSSLERNVAVLTETIKKGVHDADSEARSVARKCYWTFHGHFSREAEQLFQALESSYQKALQSHMKSSDSILSLPASDRSSSSSQESLNRPQSAKSSMGNTGTRTKAASSRGPSTPGSLQRSRSDVDVNAAATASAKTRMTPVPASPAPFSAASALPPGSYASLDNTPDNIRPEGRVRTRRTSSGSGVGASPSVTDSRGRSRAKMVSVSQPGSRSGSPGRLLSQTYGRIPRATGATTPADRRPKVPRSHGCSRDTSPDRSGLARSRIPRPSMSQGCSRDTSRESSRDTSPARGFSPLASRRVSRSTSALHSAESVGHSERLGLAHQARISASVNAMRILNTGTEVEAAVADALLLGDARNNKRRPVRRRYESPGIYSDDDANSDASSACSERSYGSRNGGPPHYMRQTEDVAEVLNHCASSNWSERKEGLLGLQSLLVSQRILSRVELKRLCEIFTRMFADPHSKRVFSMFLETLVDFITLHREDVQDWLFVLLTQLLKKMGADLLGSVQAKVQKALDVTRDSFPFDQQFNILMRFIVDQTQTPNLKVKVAILRYIECLARQMDPADFVNSSETRLAVSRIITWTTEPKSSDVRKSFHHSWAGEELSGRPSTTVASLPGEGNVEERCKQAAQVVLIALFELNTPEFTMLLGALPKTFQDGATKLLHSHLRNSSNTGVASPSSTMGRTPPPPRHPSSRSSPLTSPTNCSHGGGLSPSRLWGWSADGLSKYPPPFPSPLSSTPAAPSLKTLRSAFSPSMLEYDTENLNTDQIYSSLRGVTEAIQNFSFRSQEDLMEPGRGKREDTPGVGTASHSGVDVVEGPGGRTALDNKTSLLNTPSPRSFSGPRGRDYNPYNYTDTISAYDKAALRETVYEDDVEHLREGRQECGGENKMLRTKNSSPAEQLELVGELLKELSNPSERPEERRGALVELLKIAREDSLAVWEEHFKTMLLLLLETLSDQDHTIRALALRVLKEILRNQPARFKNYAELTIMKTLEAHKDSHKEVVRAAEESASTLAGSIHPEQCIKVLCPIVQTADYPINLASIKMQTKVIERITKESLHQLLPDIIPGLLQGYDNTESSVRKASVFCLVAVYSVIGEELKPYLAQLTGSKMKLLNLYIKRAQTSTSNSSSSSDISSY, from the exons Atg GTGGCTTTGTTGGGAATGGACTTACTCTCAGCTTTAGTAACAAGACTACAGGAACGGTTTAGGACACAGATTGGAACTG TTTTGCCGAGTTTGATAGATCGACTAGGCGACTCAAAGGACCAAGTCAGAGACCAGGATCAAGCTCTCCTGCTAAAGATCATGGACCAAGCTGCTAATCCACAG TATGTATGGGACCGAATGTTAGGAGGATTCAAACACAAGAACAACAGGACCAGGGAGAGTGTCTGCATTTGCCTTATCGCCACGTTAAATGT ATATGGAGCTCAAGGCTTGACCCTCAGCAAAATTGTCCCCCACATATGTAATCTTTTAGGAGACCCTACAAGCCAG GTGCGAGACGGGGCCATGAACTGTCTTGTTGAAATCTACAGACACGTCGGGGAGAGGGTGCGGATGGACCTGGGGAAAAAAGGACTACCACAGTCAAG GTTGAATGTCATCTTCAGTAAATTTGATGAAGTACAAAGATCGGGGAACATGATCCTGTCCCCTGTCTCAG ATAAGAACTTTGAAGATGATGATTCGGTGGACGGGGGGCGGTCCTCCTCTTCTAAGGGCCCGTCGTCAGGGAAGAAGACAGTGAGCATGGGGTCGTTCCGTAGGCCCGGCTCTGCTTCCAGCACCAAATCAACAG GGAGAGATGGTCCTAGTGCGGCTGCTGCAGGGGCTGTGGATGAGGAGGACTTCATCCGTGCCTTCGAGGAAGTGCCCGCTATGCAA ctTTTCTCCAACAGGGAAATGGAGGACGCCATGACCAAGATCAGAGAGGTGCTGGCTGACGACAAACGAGACTGGGAGCACAGAGTCACTGCG TTGAAGAAGATGCGTTCTCTGCTCCTGGCGGGAGCGGTGGAGTTTGACGGTTTCTCCCAGCAGCTGCGTCTCACGGAGGCAGCCTTCAAGATGTCCTCTAAAGACCTGCGCTCTCAGGTGGTCAGAGAGGCCTGCATCACTCTGGG CCACCTGTCCTACATCCTGGGGAACAAGTTTGATCATTGTGCTGAGTCCATCATGCCCACTCTCCTAACCCTGGTCTCTAACTCGGCCAAGGTCATGGCCACATCCGGAATCGCTGTCATACGACTCATCATCAGA CATACACACTACCCTCGTCTCATTCCTATCGTGACCAGCAGCTGCCAGTCCAAATCTGTGGCCGTCAGAAG GCGCTGTTTTGAGTTCTTGGACCTCTTGCTGCAGGAGTGGCAGACCAGCTCTTTAGAGAG GAATGTAGCTGTTCTGACAGAGACCATCAAGAAAGGAGTCCATGATGCAGACTCCGAGGCCAGATCAGTGGCCAGGAA GTGCTACTGGACGTTCCACGGCCACTTCAGCCGGGAGGCGGAGCAGCTGTTCCAGGCTCTAGAGTCGTCCTATCAGAAGGCTCTCCAGTCCCACATGAAGAGTTCTGACAGCATCCTGTCCCTCCCTGCCTCAGaccgctcctcctcctcctcacaggaGAGCCTCAA CCGCCCTCAGTCCGCCAAGAGCTCCATGGGAAACACCGGGACCAGGA CGAAAGCGGCTTCCTCCAGAGGTCCCTCCACCCCGGGCTCTCTCCAGCGTTCCCGTAGCGACGTGGACGTGAACGCTGCTGCCACCGCTAGTGCCAAGACCAGGATGACTCCCGTGCCCGCCTCGCCCGCCCCCTTCAGCGCTGCCTCCGCTCTGCCACCCGGCTCCTACGCCTCTCTAG ACAACACACCTGATAACATTAGGCCAGAGG gcCGTGTGCGTACCAGGAGAACGAGTTCGGGGAGCGGCGTGGGGGCGAGTCCCTCTGTCACAGACAGTAGGGGGAGAAGTCGAGCCAAAATGGTGTCGGTGTCTCAAC CTGGCAGTCGTTCTGGCTCCCCTGGTCGTCTCCTGAGCCAAACATACGGCAGGATCCCCAGGGCAACTGGAGCGACAACGCCAGCAGACAGGAGGCCTAAAGTCCCCCGCAGCCATGGCTGCAGCCGAGACACCAGTCCAGACAGATCAGGCCTGG CGAGGAGTCGTATCCCCCGGCCCAGCATGAGTCAGGGCTGCAGCAGGGACACCTCTAGGGAGAGCAGCCGGGACACCAGCCCCGCTCGGGGATTCTCTCCTCTGG CGTCCAGACGGGTCTCCCGCTCCACCAGTGCTCTCCACTCGGCTGAGTCTGTGGGCCACTCAG AGCGTCTAGGTCTGGCCCACCAGGCCCGTATCTCAGCCTCTGTCAACGCCATGaggatcctcaacactgggaccgaGGTGGAGGCAGCCGTAGCCGATGCCCTGTTACTAGGAGACGCCAGGAACAACAAG CGGCGGCCAGTCAGACGGCGGTACGAGTCCCCGGGCATCTACTCAGACGACGACGCTAACAGCGACGCCAGCAGCGCCTGCTCTGAGCGCTCGTATGGCTCGCGGAACGGCGGCCCGCCCCACTACATGAGACAGACGGAGGACGTGGCCGAGGTGCTGAACCACTGTGCCAGTTCCAACTGGTCTGAGAGGAAGGAGGGGCTGCTGGGACTACAGAGCCTGCTCGTTAGCCAGAGAATTCTCAG CCGTGTGGAGCTGAAGAGGTTGTGTGAGATCTTCACAAGGATGTTTGCTGACCCACACAGCAAG CGA GTGTTCAGTATGTTTCTGGAGACCCTGGTAGACTTCATCACCCTGCACAGAGAGGACGTGCAGGACTGGCTGTTTGTCCTGCTCACCCAGCTGCTGAAGAAGATGGGAGCCGACCTCCTGGGTTCCGTACAGGCCAAGGTCCAGAAGGCTCTGGACGTCACCAG ggACTCGTTCCCGTTCGACCAGCAGTTTAACATCCTGATGCGTTTCATCGTGGACCAGACCCAGACCCCCAACCTGAAGGTCAAGGTGGCCATCCTGAGGTACATTGAGTGCCTGGCCCGTCAAATGGACCCCGCGGACTTTGTCAACTCCAGCGAGACACGCCTGGCCGTCTCCCGCATCATCACCTGGACCACGGAACCAAAGAGCTCCGACGTCCGGAAG AGCTTCCACCATAGCTGGGCAGGTGAGGAGTTGTCAGGCAGGCCCAGCACCACCGTAGCCTCTCTACCTGGAGAGGGGAACGTGGAGGAGCGGTGCAAGCAG GCGGCCCAGGTGGTTCTGATCGCCTTGTTCGAGCTGAACACCCCAGAGTTCACCATGCTGCTGGGGGCCCTGCCCAAGACCTTCCAGGACGGAGCCACTAAACTGCTGCATAGCCACCTCCGGAACTCCAGCAACACCGGCGTG GCTTCTCCCAGTAGCACCATGGGACGGACTCCTCCCCCACCTCGCCACCCCAGCAGTCGCAGCagccccctcacctctcccaccAACTGCTCCCATGGGGGAGGGCTCTCTCCCAG TCGGCTATGGGGTTGGAGTGCCGATGGCCTGTCAAAGtacccccctcccttcccttctcctctctcctccacccctgctGCCCCCTCCCTGAAGACCCTACGAAGTGCTTTCTCTCCCAG CATGTTGGAGTACGACACAGAGAACCTGAACACCGATCAGATCTATAGCTCCCTGCGAGGCGTCACTGAGGCCATCCAGAACTTCAGCTTCCGCAGTCAGGAGGACCTCATGGAGCCAGGCAGAGGCAAGAGAGAGGACACG CCGGGTGTTGGAACAGCGTCACACTCTGGTGTCGACGTGGTGGAGGGGCCCGGGGGTCGCACGGCCCTGGACAACAAGACCTCCCTACTCAACACCCCCTCCCCGCGTTCCTTCTCCGGGCCCCGGGGCCGCGACTACAACCCCTACAACTACACAGACACCATCAGCGCCTACGACAAGGCTGCCCTGAGAGAGACGGTGTACGAGGACGACGTGGAGCACCTTCGAGAGG GCCGCCAAGAGTGTGGTGGAGAGAACAAGATGCTGCGTACCAAGAACAGTTCCCCTGCGGAGCAGCTGGAACTG GTGGGCGAGCTGCTGAAGGAGCTGTCTAACCCCAGTGAGaggccagaggagaggaggggagcccTGGTGGAGCTGCTGAAGATAGCCCGGGAGGACAGCCTGGCAGTGTGGGAGGAACACTTCAAAACCATGTTGCTCCTGCTGCTAGAGACCCTGTCAGACCAAGAT CACACCATCCGGGCCCTGGCACTACGAGTGCTGAAGGAGATCTTACGTAACCAGCCGGCCCGCTTCAAGAACTATGCAGAACTCACCATCATGAAGACTCTGGAGGCACACAAAGACTCCCACAAAGAG GTTGTGCGGGCAGCAGAGGAGTCAGCCTCCACCCTGGCCGGCTCCATCCACCCAGAACAGTGTATCAAGGTGCTGTGTCCCATCGTCCAGACGGCTGACTACCCCATCAACCTGGCTTCCATCAAGATGCAGACCAAGGTGATAGAACGCATCACCAAGGAGTCCCTACACCAGCTGCTGCCTGACATCATACCAGGACTACTGCag gGGTACGACAACACAGAGAGCAGTGTGAGGAaggccagtgtgttctgtctGGTGGCTGTCTACTCTGTCATCGGTGAAGAGCTGAAGCCCTACCTGGCCCAACTCACAGGAAGCAAG ATGAAGCTGCTGAACTTGTACATAAAGAGAGCCCAGACGTCcaccagcaacagcagcagctccTCAGACATCTCCTCATATTAA